CGCGCAGACCGGCCAGGTGCTGTGGGAGCACAACTCCACAGCGCGCATGTATCCGGCCAGTCTCACGAAGATGATGACGGGGCTGCTGGCAGTGGAGACCCGGCGGCTGGAGCAGGTCCACTACGCCAGCGAGACCGCCGCCAAGACCGGGGAGAGCAGCATCGCCCTGCAGAAGGGCGAGGCGTTGAAGCTGCAGCAGGTGCTGCGCGCGGCGCTCATCAAGTCGGCCAACGATGCCACCGTGATGGTGGCCGAGAGTGTGGCGGGGTCGGTGCCGGCGTTCGTGCAGATGATGAACGGCCGAGCGCAGGCGATGGGCCTGACCGACACGCACTTCACCAACCCGCACGGCCTGCACGACCCGGACCACTACTCGACTGCGGCCGACCTGGCGCGGATCGCACGCCAGGGGATGCTCAACCCGACCTTCGCGCGCATCGTCGGCACCCGCGAGGCAGTCATCCCCTGGGCCGGCAAGCCCTGGATGCGCAAGCTCGTGAACCGGAACCGCCTGCTGCTGCGGTGGGACGAGTGCGATGGCGTGAAGACCGGCTACACCAAGCACGCGGGGCGGTGTCTGGCGGCCTCGGCGACCATGGACGGCTGGCGGCTGATCTGCGTCGTCCTCAAGTGCCGTGACTCCTGGAGTGACGCGGAGACGCTGTTGCGGTGGGGGCCTCTCAACTACCAGCGGCAGCGCGTGGCGGGGACCGGAGACACCTTCCGCGTGCCGGTGCGCCGTGGCGCGCGGCGCTCCGTGGAGGCCCGGCCGCAGGCAGACCTGTACGTGGTCGGGCGCTGGGACCAGACCGTCTCGACGGTGGTGCGCGAGGACGGAACCTGCGAGGCGCCGGTGGAACCCGGGCAGGTCGTGGGCCGGCTCACGACGACGACCGGGGCCTCGGTGCCATTGGTTGCCGCCGAGCAGGTGCCGCTGTCGCTGTGGGCGCGTCTGAGTGACGTCAAGGTACCGCAGGCCGGCGCGGGGCTGGTTGTGCTGCTGGCTGCAGGAGTGTTGCTGCATGGAGCGGGTGCAAAAACTGCTCGCACGCGCCGGCGTCGCCTCGCGGCGCGAGAGCGAGAAGCTGATCGCCCAGGGCCGGGTGACGATAGACGGACAGACAGCGCACCTGGGGAGTAGAGCCGACCCCGCCACCCAGGTCATCGCCGTCAATGGTAGACCGCTGCGCCTGGCGCAGGGCCATCACTACCTGGCTCTCCACAAGCCCGTCGGCTTCATCTCCACACGCCGCGATCCCGAAGGCCGCCCCACCGTCATGTCGCTCATCCCCGAGCGCCTGCGCAAGCTCGTCTACCCCGTCGGGCGTCTCGATGCCGACTCCGAGGGGCTGCTCTTCCTGTTCGACGACGGCGACCTCGCCAACGCTCTCACCCACCCCCGCTTCCATGCCGCCAAGCTGTACCATGTGCTGGCCGCCGGTAACATTGGCCCCAAGGCGATTGCCCAGCTGCGGAAGGGCATCGTGCTCGAAGACGGCCCCACGGCGCCGGCGCATGTCAAGGTGCTGTCACGGCTGGCCGACGCGACGGTGGTGGAGATCACGCTGCACGAGGGGCGCAAGCGCCAGGTGCGGCGGATGCTCGAAGCGGTGGGGCACCCGGTGCGGCGGTTGGTGCGCGTCGCCATCGCCAGCGTGGAGCTGGGCGACCTCCCGCCCGGGCAGTGCCGCGAGCTGACACCCGCGGAAGTGGAGCGGCTCCGACGAGCGGTGGAGGGACGGGGTGGAGACGGCGCGGGCAGAGGGGGCCAGCGGCAGTGACATGACCCGCGATCCCCTGCCGGCCATCCTGGAGGTCTGGCGCGCCGAGCCCGTGCACGAGCACGTGGAGTGGGTGGCGCGGGAGTTGGGGCGCCCGGTCTACCTCGTTGGCGGCGCCGTGCGCGACGCGCTGCTGGGACACCGGGTCGAGGACTGGGACCTGGCCGTCGTCGGGGCCAGCGAGGTCGCCGCACAGTTGACCGAGCGCACCGGGGGACGGCTGGTCAGCCTGCACGAGCGGGTGCCGTGCTTCCGCATCGTCCTCGACCGGCGTCGCCCCCGGTACTGCCTCGACATCAGCGAGCTGCGCGGCGACATCGTGACCGACCTGACCACGCGCGATGTCACGATCAACGCCCTCGCCCTCGAGCTGCCCTCCCACGCACTCCTGGACCCTCTGAACGGCCTGGCTGACCTGCAGCGGGGCGTACTGCGGGCCGTGTCGCTGGCGAACCTGCAGGCCGATGCTCTGCGCTGCTTGCGGGTGTACCGGCTGTATTCCGAGCTGGACTTCCGCATCGAGCCCCAGACCCGCGCCTGGTTGCGGCAGGTGGCGCCGCTGGCGCCGACGTTGCCGGGCGAGCGCCTGGGGGAGGAGATGCTCAAGACGCTGGTGCCCCCGCGCGCGACACAGGCGGTGCGGCTGATGGATGAGGACGGCCTGCTGGGCCACCTGATCCCGGAGATCGAGCCCACCCGGGGCGTCGGGCAGGGCGGGTATCACCACCTGGACGTGTGGGGGCACACGGTTGAGGTGGTGGCGCAGCTCGAGGAGATCATCCAGTCCCCCCGACAGCACTTCGCCCTGACGTGCCACGAAGTCGAGCGCTACCTGCAGCACGCGCGCCGAGCGCCGGTGCTGCTGTGCACGGCCCTGCTGCACGACCTGGCCAAGTCCGAGACGCGCACGCGCGATGCAGAGGGCTGGTGGCGCTTCTACGGCCACGACCACGTCGGCGCGGTCCTGGCCCGCAAGATCGGGCGCCGCTTCCGCATGCGGCGTCACGACCTGGACATCGTGTCGCTGCTGATCGCCAACCACCTGCGCCCCCTGCAACTGGCCGCCCTGGAGTTCCCGCAGGATGGCCGGGAGCCCCAGGAGATCACGCGGCATGCGCTGGTGCGGATGCTGCGGGCCGTGCACCCACACGGGCCCGGGCTGTTCCTGCTGGCGCTCGCGGATGTCCGCGCCTGCCGCGGACCGGCCACGATTCCCGCCCTCCAGGAGCGTCTGGCCGGAGTGCTCGACGGGATGCTGCAGCGGTACCTGGACTGGCAGCGGGAGCGGCTGGCCCCGCCACTGCTGACGGGCAGGGACCTCATCGCGGCGGGGTACGAGCCGGGCGAGCGGTTCGGCGAGGTGCTGGCGGCCGTGGAGGAGGCACAGATCGAGGACCTGGTGAGCACGAGGGCGGAGGCGCTGGCGTTCGCGCGGCGGATGCTGGGGGACGCGCCGTAGGCGCTACGGCAGGCGGATGCGCCCCTCCACCTGCGGCGCGACCGGCTGGTGGGCGCCGAGGTAGTCCAGCACGAGCTGACTGAGCAGCACCCCGACCATGCGCACATTCCGTCCCTGCGTGAAGGCCGTGTAGCCGTTGCCCCCCGAGGCCAGGAAATCCACCGTCGCGACCTTGTAGGTCTTGTCGGCCTGCAGCGGGCTCTCCCCTACCTTGATGTCCTCGGCGGCGCCGTTGCGGATGGTGAAGCTGAGGCCGGAGACCTGCAGGAAGCCCCCGTTGTCCTTGTCAGCAGTGCCCTTGGCGTTGAACTGCAGGACCTCGCCCAGAGCCTGGCCGCTCAGCTCCAGCGTGACCAGCTCGTTGTTGAAGGGCAGCACCGTCAGCAGCTCGCCCAGGGCGATCGGCCCGGCGTCTATGCCGGCGCGGATGCCGCCGCCGTTGACGAGCGCGACCTCGGCCTCGCCTCGCTCGCGCATGGCGTCGGCGATGAGGTTGCCCAGGTTCGTCTCACGGCTGCGCACCGCCTCACGCTCCCCCTCCAGCGGGCACCCCGCCTGCCCGACGACCTGCGCCATCCGCTGCTCCAGCTTCTCGGCGTACTGCTTGACGACGGCGGCCACGTCCTTGCGCTCCGGCACCTTCTCGGTCACCGGGCGCAGGAAGCCGCGATGCTTGACGATGCGCCCGTCCTCGACGTAGGCGTCGAGCTGGCCGAGGTACTGGCTGTACGCGCCGGCCTGGCAGATGAGGGTCTGCCCAACCTGGCGCGGCTGCTGCAGCACCGTGTGGCTGTGCCCGCCGATGATGACATCAATCTCCGGCACGGCCTCGGCCAACTTGAGGTCGCCCCCGAGGCCCAGGTGGGTCAGGGCGATGATGAGCTTCACGTTCCCGGGCAGGCGGGCGATCTGCTGCCGCATGGTCTGCGCGGGGCCAGTGAAGTCCACGCCGACGGTGTTGCCCGGGGCACTCTCGGTCTTGGTGTCCGGGGTGCTCAACCCCACGATGGCCGCGGTCTCGACGCCGAGCTTTCTGAGGGTGATGCCCGAGCCCGTCAGCATGGCGTTGTCCCGCATCACGTTGGCCGACCGCACCGGGAACCGCGCCTGCTCGCACCGCAGCAGCAGGTTGCCTATTCCGAAGTCGAACTCGTGGTTGCCCAGGGCCATCGCATCCGTCTGCATCAGGTTCAGGCAGGTG
The sequence above is a segment of the bacterium genome. Coding sequences within it:
- a CDS encoding D-alanyl-D-alanine carboxypeptidase, with the translated sequence MCQVQAAEKPGVKKLTPPFVAGRPATKGVAGQPPAKAPLPPWKPVPPVRGADPVLSAQAAILLDAQTGQVLWEHNSTARMYPASLTKMMTGLLAVETRRLEQVHYASETAAKTGESSIALQKGEALKLQQVLRAALIKSANDATVMVAESVAGSVPAFVQMMNGRAQAMGLTDTHFTNPHGLHDPDHYSTAADLARIARQGMLNPTFARIVGTREAVIPWAGKPWMRKLVNRNRLLLRWDECDGVKTGYTKHAGRCLAASATMDGWRLICVVLKCRDSWSDAETLLRWGPLNYQRQRVAGTGDTFRVPVRRGARRSVEARPQADLYVVGRWDQTVSTVVREDGTCEAPVEPGQVVGRLTTTTGASVPLVAAEQVPLSLWARLSDVKVPQAGAGLVVLLAAGVLLHGAGAKTARTRRRRLAAREREADRPGPGDDRRTDSAPGE
- a CDS encoding rRNA pseudouridine synthase, with protein sequence MERVQKLLARAGVASRRESEKLIAQGRVTIDGQTAHLGSRADPATQVIAVNGRPLRLAQGHHYLALHKPVGFISTRRDPEGRPTVMSLIPERLRKLVYPVGRLDADSEGLLFLFDDGDLANALTHPRFHAAKLYHVLAAGNIGPKAIAQLRKGIVLEDGPTAPAHVKVLSRLADATVVEITLHEGRKRQVRRMLEAVGHPVRRLVRVAIASVELGDLPPGQCRELTPAEVERLRRAVEGRGGDGAGRGGQRQ
- a CDS encoding HD domain-containing protein, with the translated sequence MTRDPLPAILEVWRAEPVHEHVEWVARELGRPVYLVGGAVRDALLGHRVEDWDLAVVGASEVAAQLTERTGGRLVSLHERVPCFRIVLDRRRPRYCLDISELRGDIVTDLTTRDVTINALALELPSHALLDPLNGLADLQRGVLRAVSLANLQADALRCLRVYRLYSELDFRIEPQTRAWLRQVAPLAPTLPGERLGEEMLKTLVPPRATQAVRLMDEDGLLGHLIPEIEPTRGVGQGGYHHLDVWGHTVEVVAQLEEIIQSPRQHFALTCHEVERYLQHARRAPVLLCTALLHDLAKSETRTRDAEGWWRFYGHDHVGAVLARKIGRRFRMRRHDLDIVSLLIANHLRPLQLAALEFPQDGREPQEITRHALVRMLRAVHPHGPGLFLLALADVRACRGPATIPALQERLAGVLDGMLQRYLDWQRERLAPPLLTGRDLIAAGYEPGERFGEVLAAVEEAQIEDLVSTRAEALAFARRMLGDAP
- a CDS encoding 5'-nucleotidase C-terminal domain-containing protein, giving the protein MRAMRLALAALLLLTAPALAGQYVTLLHFNDFHGHLLPDAPDKAGHSKGGLARMATMVEQTRAWNRAHSIPTLLLEAGDILQGTPLSTVYQGEPDFTCLNLMQTDAMALGNHEFDFGIGNLLLRCEQARFPVRSANVMRDNAMLTGSGITLRKLGVETAAIVGLSTPDTKTESAPGNTVGVDFTGPAQTMRQQIARLPGNVKLIIALTHLGLGGDLKLAEAVPEIDVIIGGHSHTVLQQPRQVGQTLICQAGAYSQYLGQLDAYVEDGRIVKHRGFLRPVTEKVPERKDVAAVVKQYAEKLEQRMAQVVGQAGCPLEGEREAVRSRETNLGNLIADAMRERGEAEVALVNGGGIRAGIDAGPIALGELLTVLPFNNELVTLELSGQALGEVLQFNAKGTADKDNGGFLQVSGLSFTIRNGAAEDIKVGESPLQADKTYKVATVDFLASGGNGYTAFTQGRNVRMVGVLLSQLVLDYLGAHQPVAPQVEGRIRLP